The DNA sequence ATGGGTAAAGGTTAGTGTGCACGACCGTGAGATTTGCAGCCATAATCACTCATCCATCACCGAGTCTGCTGACAGACAATCAACATACAGACgacaggaaaacatttttttcaaaagctcCGCCTCGAAGGGGTTGTGTATTTAGAGTGACATCGGAGAAATCTGTCTTTTGCCACCTGGAAGTTCGTGAATGTCATCGTGAAAAGCTCTATTAACCCACCTGTAAATGGAACACTGTGCCGTTCCCTAtcttcttccttctcctcctccatcgtctcctcttctctttcctctctctctccacaaTCCTCCTCTACCAGTCTTTGCTTCAGCTTTTGAATGCGCCTCCTAAAGTTGGAGACGTCGTCCAGGATGTTTTCACACTCCGGCTCGGCCCCTAAAGAGCGCATGAGCTCATAGTACTGGGACAGGAAGTCGCCATTGTTACGCTGAACTTTGTTGTTGAGCAGATTTGGCAGCTGACACGTGGAGTCTGCGCTTGTCAACATCGGATGCCCATTGAATGGAATGTGATTTTGAGCGTCCAGTGCGCAGTCTGCATTACAAACGTCAGTAATGCCATCGTTGAGGTCCTCACACGTCTCCCTCGACTGGCTTCTGTAATCCTCACTCCTTCTTTCCTCCTTTCCTCCATCCTCGCTCATCCTCCGTGACGACATGATGCAGTTAACGGTTTCATGTACCGTCCTGCCTGATGTCGCAGAGGGGACGGCACCTCCGTGCGCTCGTCGATTTGCAGCAGTCATTCTTTCCAAAATAGCAGCGTTGGCGTCTTTTTGCGCGACCAGATCGTAGACCAGAACGTCATCCTCAAATTCACCCTCCTCCACGTAGGCGCCATGCACCAGCTTGATGGCGTTGCGTCGCATCTCCTGGATGTGGCGAGGAGGTAAGGATGGCAAAGGCGCGACAGAGCTGCCGACCAACGATGACGGATCCTCATCTGCAAAAAGGTCATCCCACTCCAGCTCCAGAGCAGAGCCGGCTCTTCCTGCCTGGTGACTCTTGGAGACGACGTCCACAGAGGAAGAGGCCGGGGAGGCGCCAGGGGAGTTGCTCTTTAGTCGCCGTTCTCTGTCGTCCACGTTGGTGCCGTCCGCCGTGCCAGAACGGTCTTGGGCAGGCGGCGGCTTGTGGCCGTCGTAAGGTGCCGACCACCGCTGACATGCCCTGAGGGATGCCACGGCGAATCAACAAGGCAAGTTATCTTTATTTGTCTTGCACAGTAAACTCTCGCTATTCAAGAGGGATATgccaatagtgaaaatctgAAAGTAATTTAGGAAAGAGGTTGATAATTGTCTATGGATACCACAAGACGGCAGGACagtgctgttttttcttttttttttttagttgctaAAGCTATAgccggcggcacagtgggcgactggttagccaAACCACGCATATGCTGGAGTTAGCTGTTGTAATGTGTCACATGGACAGGCCACTAACCTGTTGGAGGCGGCGATGGCCTGTCGGGCGTCCGAGAGGTAATGGAGGTAGTTGACTTCCATCAGGAAGTCTGAGCCTCGCCAGTAACCAACGCTGTCAGCCACCGACACATCTGACCATCACAGCgcacaaatgtaaatgtgtggCGGGCTcacgccaccaccaccaccaccaaataACAACCTTCACCTGCTCCTTTGGGCCAGTGGATGCGCGCCGAGGCTCCGTTTGCGTTCGTCAGGTGGACGGGGCACCAGGAGGGCAAGAGGAGCAGGAAGGAGGCGGCGCTTGAGGAGCACCAGGCCTTGTGCGTTAAGGAGGACCGCTGCTTCCTGCTCAGGTGGCTACAAGCAATCAAGAACCTGGGGACACGCACACGGCGCTCAGCTAAACAAGTGAGCCATAGTATTACGCCTTTTATTCAGAAAAATAACACAAGCGCGGAGGTACCCGAGCTAGGCTACCGGCTAAACCACACAAGCCAGCTATTCCCTCCACCGTGTTAGCCAACGTACGCTCTCTGGACAACAAGCTGACTCGCATGCTACCGAGCGGACAAAATTCTCGCGGActctgtgtttatttacatCAATGACGCCTGGTGCCGGGACGCTATCTTGGTCAGTCAACACTGGACACCACTACTGGAGTTTATGGCAcacaatacacgcacacactcacaccagccactttagcagcattggggttttgtcatctaatttataaatgtcttattatttgccttggttctctgaccttgactatgtaaAGAAAGAACAAACTGGACATTGTTCTGCTCCCTCTtgtgtgcacaccttggccacctgggggcagtataatacagacacagaTATACCGGACATTTTCATCAGGCTGACCTGAAGACGAGCTGCAGCATGACGTCCTCGCAGAAGAGACCGATGAGTGTCCTGAACAGAGCCAGCGACACCGTGCCCAGCTGAGGAGCACCAAGACGAGGTCATCGATCCGGATCTGCTTTCACCAGCATGCCGGGGCGCGTTACCTGGAAGGGTGTGTTGATTCTGCTGACCAGAGTGTCCAGGATGTGCACATTGTCGTGGGTGTGCAGCAGGGTGAAGGACAGGAAGGTCTGCAGGAGCGCGGGCTCAGAGATGGTGCGCAGGAACAGGTCCAGGTAGGCTGTGGTCGTCATGACCTCCTCCACAGTCAGCTGTTACACAGATGcgcgtgtacacacacacacacccacacaaaatgCCCATCCCTTGTTTGCCAACAGATGGTTTTAAGATTGCGTACAGCAAAAAGCTAGGGGTATAATGTCGAAAACTTCAAATCACGATGAACTACAGGGATGTGTTTTGTGTACCTTATGCAGGGCAGGAGCCAACACGGGCACCAAGAAGCCATTGTGGATGTAACTCAGCAGCTGGGAGCGGATGGAAGGATGAGTCACCTGTGAAGAGGCTCGGATTACAAGGataaaaaacaatgttgttgttgttttaagacTACAATTGTTTGCATTACGCTGGTGACGGCGCTGCAGAAGCCAAGCGAGTGCAAAAAGTGGACAAGAGCAGGAACCTGTTGAAACACCAGAATGTTTGTGTCATTTGCTCGCCCCTCAGGGTGTTGCACTCTCAGCTTGCGGTTGTCAGTTACCTGTTGCCAGTCTGGCCGGTCCAAACAGTGCCAGTCTTCGCTGTAGACCTGCAACCTGGCTGGCAGAGACGAGTAGAGGCCAGAAAGACCCGTGGCCAGAACCTGGACCCAGCACACAGCTTGACATTTAATACTGTCGCTGTTAAATCACAATCTCAGCAAATCACTCAAAGCAGTCCGCAGTGTATGCACAACACTGAAGATAAAGATGTAAGTTGGCAGAACTTATGTTGTTCATTTATATCATTGCTTTTAAAATTATTGTGAAGTGAAGTCTAATGAATCGAATTTTGGTAcatatttcagcaagaaacAAAGTACTGCATGTGAtttgttttacttattttttaatgcaggccagataaaatgatgtggtggtgtGAATCTGCCCGAGGGCCTCATGTTTGACAGCTGTGCCTAAAGGTGAATATGGgtcaaaacacaaaatcaaacatgcaTTGAAATTCCAGACTGGATTATGCAGGAAAGAAACGGGAGGGagatttaccccccccccccccccccccaccctttttgTCCCCTCCATTCCTTAGCCTGGGGAAAGGGGAGGAGCCACAGATTCAAGtacccaaaaaaatctaaacaggAGCAGCATCAATGGCGGCGATGGCGCTccagtcacacgcagactcacTAATTCCGCCCTGGACTGCCGGCCAATCTCGTGCTGATTTACTAATCTGCTCTCTACAAGAAGATTGAGGTCAGGGTGGTCACATGGCATTAAATCTGAAGGTGACACGTAATGTTAGTTGCCGCACACACTGGTACTCATgggattatttgtattttttttgtggctaaaAAGTCCACTCAAAATCTCGATATAGTGATTAGGAGGTAGCGAACGAGTGTACGATTCCGAACGCAGCGGCTGCGTTTGGAGTCATTCATCATTCCCACTCCTCAGCCACGATATAGAGTTTTTCATATAGAGGACTATGTAGTTCAGTAAAAAGTGCACTAAAAATCCCTGTACAGTGACGCCAATTGCGATACATGTAGAAAGACAATATAACGATACTcaaaaggcata is a window from the Phycodurus eques isolate BA_2022a chromosome 23, UOR_Pequ_1.1, whole genome shotgun sequence genome containing:
- the LOC133397695 gene encoding FHF complex subunit HOOK-interacting protein 1A-like isoform X1; this encodes MPVPPPEHAAAVRPQVRMMASAVAGGDRGKSMTLRGVDPETCMIVFKNHWAQVVKILEKHEPGRGGASALSFLSGHAGARPGSIPPDEASAVQNYVEHMLFLLMEEEAGQGGAMGPILEFVVLEGVMERLFLWSLRRQFTEDMKLEQLRMYQMLLTQAHQPLLHHKPLLRPLMTLLASCGGAGADTGGRVEAELVLLLNQLCGALVKDPSVLELFFHTSEDQGAANFLLFSLLIPYTHRQGPVGQQAREALLLIMSLSASEPRVAQHIAQSTYFCPVLATGLSGLYSSLPARLQVYSEDWHCLDRPDWQQVTDNRKLRVQHPEGRANDTNILVFQQVPALVHFLHSLGFCSAVTSVTHPSIRSQLLSYIHNGFLVPVLAPALHKLTVEEVMTTTAYLDLFLRTISEPALLQTFLSFTLLHTHDNVHILDTLVSRINTPFQLGTVSLALFRTLIGLFCEDVMLQLVFRFLIACSHLSRKQRSSLTHKAWCSSSAASFLLLLPSWCPVHLTNANGASARIHWPKGADVSVADSVGYWRGSDFLMEVNYLHYLSDARQAIAASNRACQRWSAPYDGHKPPPAQDRSGTADGTNVDDRERRLKSNSPGASPASSSVDVVSKSHQAGRAGSALELEWDDLFADEDPSSLVGSSVAPLPSLPPRHIQEMRRNAIKLVHGAYVEEGEFEDDVLVYDLVAQKDANAAILERMTAANRRAHGGAVPSATSGRTVHETVNCIMSSRRMSEDGGKEERRSEDYRSQSRETCEDLNDGITDVCNADCALDAQNHIPFNGHPMLTSADSTCQLPNLLNNKVQRNNGDFLSQYYELMRSLGAEPECENILDDVSNFRRRIQKLKQRLVEEDCGEREEREEETMEEEKEEDRERHSVPFTGPFISVLLSRLENLLDNSIAVNLLVTGILAQLASYPQPLLRAFLLGTQTHWQAGVCTLHQVLVSLHGQIERYIRARPEYPALVTQAWRFLLAKDQDSKLRESLQSRCSEDPDRPLPNGSVRNSLAAPHLGHLPACPAIPPQDKSRVFAIVLYAEFLKELAAIALEHSIAADWTTEE
- the LOC133397695 gene encoding FHF complex subunit HOOK-interacting protein 1A-like isoform X3 produces the protein MPVPPPEHAAAVRPQVRMMASAVAGGDRGKSMTLRGVDPETCMIVFKNHWAQVVKILEKHEPGRGGASALSFLSGHAGARPGSIPPDEASAVQNYVEHMLFLLMEEEAGQGGAMGPILEFVVLEGVMERLFLWSLRRQFTEDMKLEQLRMYQMLLTQAHQPLLHHKPLLRPLMTLLASCGGAGADTGGRVEAELVLLLNQLCGALVKDPSVLELFFHTSEDQGAANFLLFSLLIPYTHRQGPVGQQAREALLLIMSLSASEPRVAQHIAQSTYFCPVLATGLSGLYSSLPARLQVYSEDWHCLDRPDWQQVPALVHFLHSLGFCSAVTSVTHPSIRSQLLSYIHNGFLVPVLAPALHKLTVEEVMTTTAYLDLFLRTISEPALLQTFLSFTLLHTHDNVHILDTLVSRINTPFQLGTVSLALFRTLIGLFCEDVMLQLVFRFLIACSHLSRKQRSSLTHKAWCSSSAASFLLLLPSWCPVHLTNANGASARIHWPKGADVSVADSVGYWRGSDFLMEVNYLHYLSDARQAIAASNRACQRWSAPYDGHKPPPAQDRSGTADGTNVDDRERRLKSNSPGASPASSSVDVVSKSHQAGRAGSALELEWDDLFADEDPSSLVGSSVAPLPSLPPRHIQEMRRNAIKLVHGAYVEEGEFEDDVLVYDLVAQKDANAAILERMTAANRRAHGGAVPSATSGRTVHETVNCIMSSRRMSEDGGKEERRSEDYRSQSRETCEDLNDGITDVCNADCALDAQNHIPFNGHPMLTSADSTCQLPNLLNNKVQRNNGDFLSQYYELMRSLGAEPECENILDDVSNFRRRIQKLKQRLVEEDCGEREEREEETMEEEKEEDRERHSVPFTGPFISVLLSRLENLLDNSIAVNLLVTGILAQLASYPQPLLRAFLLGTQTHWQAGVCTLHQVLVSLHGQIERYIRARPEYPALVTQAWRFLLAKDQDSKLRESLQSRCSEDPDRPLPNGSVRNSLAAPHLGHLPACPAIPPQDKSRVFAIVLYAEFLKELAAIALEHSIAADWTTEE
- the LOC133397695 gene encoding FHF complex subunit HOOK-interacting protein 1A-like isoform X2; its protein translation is MPVPPPEHAAAVRPQVRMMASAVAGGDRGKSMTLRGVDPETCMIVFKNHWAQVVKILEKHEPGRGGASALSFLSGHAGARPGSIPPDEASAVQNYVEHMLFLLMEEEAGQGGAMGPILEFVVLEGVMERLFLWSLRRQFTEDMKLEQLRMYQMLLTQAHQPLLHHKPLLRPLMTLLASCGGAGADTGGRVEAELVLLLNQLCGALVKDPSVLELFFHTSEDQGAANFLLFSLLIPYTHRQGPVGQQAREALLLIMSLSASEPRVAQHIAQSTYFCPVLATGLSGLYSSLPARLQVYSEDWHCLDRPDWQQVTDNRKLRVQHPEGRANDTNILVFQQVPALVHFLHSLGFCSAVTSLLSYIHNGFLVPVLAPALHKLTVEEVMTTTAYLDLFLRTISEPALLQTFLSFTLLHTHDNVHILDTLVSRINTPFQLGTVSLALFRTLIGLFCEDVMLQLVFRFLIACSHLSRKQRSSLTHKAWCSSSAASFLLLLPSWCPVHLTNANGASARIHWPKGADVSVADSVGYWRGSDFLMEVNYLHYLSDARQAIAASNRACQRWSAPYDGHKPPPAQDRSGTADGTNVDDRERRLKSNSPGASPASSSVDVVSKSHQAGRAGSALELEWDDLFADEDPSSLVGSSVAPLPSLPPRHIQEMRRNAIKLVHGAYVEEGEFEDDVLVYDLVAQKDANAAILERMTAANRRAHGGAVPSATSGRTVHETVNCIMSSRRMSEDGGKEERRSEDYRSQSRETCEDLNDGITDVCNADCALDAQNHIPFNGHPMLTSADSTCQLPNLLNNKVQRNNGDFLSQYYELMRSLGAEPECENILDDVSNFRRRIQKLKQRLVEEDCGEREEREEETMEEEKEEDRERHSVPFTGPFISVLLSRLENLLDNSIAVNLLVTGILAQLASYPQPLLRAFLLGTQTHWQAGVCTLHQVLVSLHGQIERYIRARPEYPALVTQAWRFLLAKDQDSKLRESLQSRCSEDPDRPLPNGSVRNSLAAPHLGHLPACPAIPPQDKSRVFAIVLYAEFLKELAAIALEHSIAADWTTEE
- the LOC133397695 gene encoding FHF complex subunit HOOK-interacting protein 1A-like isoform X4 is translated as MPVPPPEHAAAVRPQVRMMASAVAGGDRGKSMTLRGVDPETCMIVFKNHWAQVVKILEKHEPGRGGASALSFLSGHAGARPGSIPPDEASAVQNYVEHMLFLLMEEEAGQGGAMGPILEFVVLEGVMERLFLWSLRRQFTEDMKLEQLRMYQMLLTQAHQPLLHHKPLLRPLMTLLASCGGAGADTGGRVEAELVLLLNQLCGALVKDPSVLELFFHTSEDQGAANFLLFSLLIPYTHRQGPVGQQAREALLLIMSLSASEPRVAQHIAQSTYFCPVLATGLSGLYSSLPARLQVYSEDWHCLDRPDWQQVPALVHFLHSLGFCSAVTSLLSYIHNGFLVPVLAPALHKLTVEEVMTTTAYLDLFLRTISEPALLQTFLSFTLLHTHDNVHILDTLVSRINTPFQLGTVSLALFRTLIGLFCEDVMLQLVFRFLIACSHLSRKQRSSLTHKAWCSSSAASFLLLLPSWCPVHLTNANGASARIHWPKGADVSVADSVGYWRGSDFLMEVNYLHYLSDARQAIAASNRACQRWSAPYDGHKPPPAQDRSGTADGTNVDDRERRLKSNSPGASPASSSVDVVSKSHQAGRAGSALELEWDDLFADEDPSSLVGSSVAPLPSLPPRHIQEMRRNAIKLVHGAYVEEGEFEDDVLVYDLVAQKDANAAILERMTAANRRAHGGAVPSATSGRTVHETVNCIMSSRRMSEDGGKEERRSEDYRSQSRETCEDLNDGITDVCNADCALDAQNHIPFNGHPMLTSADSTCQLPNLLNNKVQRNNGDFLSQYYELMRSLGAEPECENILDDVSNFRRRIQKLKQRLVEEDCGEREEREEETMEEEKEEDRERHSVPFTGPFISVLLSRLENLLDNSIAVNLLVTGILAQLASYPQPLLRAFLLGTQTHWQAGVCTLHQVLVSLHGQIERYIRARPEYPALVTQAWRFLLAKDQDSKLRESLQSRCSEDPDRPLPNGSVRNSLAAPHLGHLPACPAIPPQDKSRVFAIVLYAEFLKELAAIALEHSIAADWTTEE